From a region of the Sebastes umbrosus isolate fSebUmb1 chromosome 10, fSebUmb1.pri, whole genome shotgun sequence genome:
- the eno4 gene encoding enolase 4 isoform X1, whose amino-acid sequence MSYRGLVSRVPQDEQQNYDAQHAAAEFYRLNGVPQQIETALNQLLLHRPADLHGYLANYFRNLCAPPRISSLKGREVYDARGQLSIEAEVFCVVWNKDTSMSSAAVSSLFGPKETSVDWKAKSQERADHVMTAAQWINGPLNNMLKGQNPCDQSDIDHTLSNFFMARYLEEKDIRNKEQEDSPSEPDVVPSSPALTKDKKNVDKGKKSSAAEKPFPPAEPSEPVLPGSSAIGSVSLAVAKTGAKILGIPLYKYITALKNTEAPTQFHMPVSLVTLLSCGKTSPGKLSLLEEVILIPRAGQRVKQVLTTHVFYPLIITMTLELQKEMTRIMNSSTKAGAAQAMLCDSGAPAVTYERPEQPLDLITEACANFGLALGTEIHLALNCAAPELMDYSKGKYEIATGVLKSPDELVDMYQTLISKYPAVVALIDPFRREDIDQWKKLSNVIGDSCSLLSDITYKSKAPPLPGVSGHILKHSDEMTVSDLICITSEHQGSVLMGTTCSEPCSDDCLSDIAVGLGLDYVKLGGLSGAERMTKYNRLISIEEELAQQGILVSEERRPPPLFTEKPQEQSAAAESVPSDTACSQLPVLSTK is encoded by the exons ATGTCTTACCGAGGGTTAGTGAGCCGTGTTCCTCAGGACGAGCAGCAGAACTACGACGCTCAGCACGCCGCGGCGGAGTTCTACCGGCTGAACGGAGTCCCGCAGCAGATAGAGACAGCTCTGAACCAGCTGCTCCTCCACCGGCCCGCCGACCTGCACGGTTACCTG GCTAATTACTTTAGAAACCTATGTGCACCACCAAGGATCAGCAGCCTGAAGGGAAGGGAGGTTTATGATGCAAGAGGACAACTATCCATTGAGGCAGAAGTCTTCTGCGTCGTCTGGAACAAGGACACG AGCATGTCCTCAGCTGCTGTCTCCAGCCTCTTTGGGCCGAAGGAGACATCGGTGGACTGGAAAGCAAAGAGTCAGGAGAGGGCTGACCATGTGATGACTGCTGCCCAGTGGATCAATGGACCTCTGAACAACATGCTGAAGGGACAAAACCCCTGTGACCAATCAGATATTGACCATACACTCAG caatttcttCATGGCCCGCTACCTGGAGGAGAAGGACATCCGGAACAAGGAGCAGGAGGATTCACCCAGTGAGCCTGACGTGGTGCCGTCTTCTCCTGCACTGACTAAAGACAAGAAGAATGTTGATAAAG GCAAAAAGAGCAGCGCTGCAGAGAAGCCTTTTCCTCCAGCAGAGCCATCGGAACCGGTTTTGCCTGGGAGCTCGGCCATCGGCTCGGTGTCTCTGGCTGTGGCCAAAACTGGGGCAAAAATACTTGGTATCCCTCTCTACAAATACATAACAGCTCTGAAGAACACAGAG GCTCCGACACAGTTTCACATGCCGGTCTCTCTGGTAACTTTGCTGAGCTGCGGAAAGACTTCTCCTGGAAAGCTGAGTTTACTGGAGGAAGTCATCCTGATCCCCAGAGCTGGACAACGAGTCAAACAAGTACTCACCACTCACGTGTTCTATCCGTTG ATCATCACAATGACCCTTGAGTTACAGAAGGAGATGACGAGAATAATGAACTCTTCAACAAAAGCCGGG GCCGCCCAGGCAATGCTGTGTGACAGCGGAGCGCCGGCTGTGACCTACGAGCGTCCTGAGCAGCCTCTAGATCTGATCACTGAAGCTTGCGCTAACTTTGGACTGGCGTTGGGAACAGAGATCCATTTGGCGCTGAACTGTGCTGCCCCTGAGTTAATGGACTAT TCTAAAGGAAAGTATGAAATTGCAACCGGAGTTTTGAAGTCTCCAGATGAATTAGTTGATATGTACCAAACCCTCATCAGCAAATACCCAGCAGTGGTGGCCTTAATCGATCCATTTAGGAGAGAG GACATAGACCAGTGGAAGAAGCTGAGCAACGTGATCGGAGATTCGTGCTCGCTGCTCTCTGACATCACGTACAAGTCAAAGGCCCCGCCCCTTCCAGGAGTCAGCGGTCACATCTTAAAACACTCTGATGAGATGACAGTCAGTGATTTGATCTGCATCACATCTGAGCACCAAG GTTCAGTGTTAATGGGAACAACGTGCAGTGAGCCCTGCAGTGACGACTGTTTGTCAGATATA gCTGTGGGTCTGGGCCTGGACTATGTCAAACTGGGAGGTCTGAGCGGTGCTGAGAGGATGACTAAATACAACCGGCTGATTTCTATAGAGGAAGAACTGGCCCAACAGGGAATCCTGG TCTCCGAGGAGAGGCGCCCCCCTCCGCTGTTCACTGAGAAACCACAGGAGCAGTCCGCTGCTGCAGAGAGTGTACCGTCTGACACGGCCTGCTCCCAGCTGCCGGTTTTATCCACGAAATAG
- the eno4 gene encoding enolase 4 isoform X2, with amino-acid sequence MSYRGLVSRVPQDEQQNYDAQHAAAEFYRLNGVPQQIETALNQLLLHRPADLHGYLANYFRNLCAPPRISSLKGREVYDARGQLSIEAEVFCVVWNKDTSMSSAAVSSLFGPKETSVDWKAKSQERADHVMTAAQWINGPLNNMLKGQNPCDQSDIDHTLSNFFMARYLEEKDIRNKEQEDSPSEPDVVPSSPALTKDKKNVDKGKKSSAAEKPFPPAEPSEPVLPGSSAIGSVSLAVAKTGAKILGIPLYKYITALKNTEAPTQFHMPVSLVTLLSCGKTSPGKLSLLEEVILIPRAGQRVKQIITMTLELQKEMTRIMNSSTKAGAAQAMLCDSGAPAVTYERPEQPLDLITEACANFGLALGTEIHLALNCAAPELMDYSKGKYEIATGVLKSPDELVDMYQTLISKYPAVVALIDPFRREDIDQWKKLSNVIGDSCSLLSDITYKSKAPPLPGVSGHILKHSDEMTVSDLICITSEHQGSVLMGTTCSEPCSDDCLSDIAVGLGLDYVKLGGLSGAERMTKYNRLISIEEELAQQGILVSEERRPPPLFTEKPQEQSAAAESVPSDTACSQLPVLSTK; translated from the exons ATGTCTTACCGAGGGTTAGTGAGCCGTGTTCCTCAGGACGAGCAGCAGAACTACGACGCTCAGCACGCCGCGGCGGAGTTCTACCGGCTGAACGGAGTCCCGCAGCAGATAGAGACAGCTCTGAACCAGCTGCTCCTCCACCGGCCCGCCGACCTGCACGGTTACCTG GCTAATTACTTTAGAAACCTATGTGCACCACCAAGGATCAGCAGCCTGAAGGGAAGGGAGGTTTATGATGCAAGAGGACAACTATCCATTGAGGCAGAAGTCTTCTGCGTCGTCTGGAACAAGGACACG AGCATGTCCTCAGCTGCTGTCTCCAGCCTCTTTGGGCCGAAGGAGACATCGGTGGACTGGAAAGCAAAGAGTCAGGAGAGGGCTGACCATGTGATGACTGCTGCCCAGTGGATCAATGGACCTCTGAACAACATGCTGAAGGGACAAAACCCCTGTGACCAATCAGATATTGACCATACACTCAG caatttcttCATGGCCCGCTACCTGGAGGAGAAGGACATCCGGAACAAGGAGCAGGAGGATTCACCCAGTGAGCCTGACGTGGTGCCGTCTTCTCCTGCACTGACTAAAGACAAGAAGAATGTTGATAAAG GCAAAAAGAGCAGCGCTGCAGAGAAGCCTTTTCCTCCAGCAGAGCCATCGGAACCGGTTTTGCCTGGGAGCTCGGCCATCGGCTCGGTGTCTCTGGCTGTGGCCAAAACTGGGGCAAAAATACTTGGTATCCCTCTCTACAAATACATAACAGCTCTGAAGAACACAGAG GCTCCGACACAGTTTCACATGCCGGTCTCTCTGGTAACTTTGCTGAGCTGCGGAAAGACTTCTCCTGGAAAGCTGAGTTTACTGGAGGAAGTCATCCTGATCCCCAGAGCTGGACAACGAGTCAAACAA ATCATCACAATGACCCTTGAGTTACAGAAGGAGATGACGAGAATAATGAACTCTTCAACAAAAGCCGGG GCCGCCCAGGCAATGCTGTGTGACAGCGGAGCGCCGGCTGTGACCTACGAGCGTCCTGAGCAGCCTCTAGATCTGATCACTGAAGCTTGCGCTAACTTTGGACTGGCGTTGGGAACAGAGATCCATTTGGCGCTGAACTGTGCTGCCCCTGAGTTAATGGACTAT TCTAAAGGAAAGTATGAAATTGCAACCGGAGTTTTGAAGTCTCCAGATGAATTAGTTGATATGTACCAAACCCTCATCAGCAAATACCCAGCAGTGGTGGCCTTAATCGATCCATTTAGGAGAGAG GACATAGACCAGTGGAAGAAGCTGAGCAACGTGATCGGAGATTCGTGCTCGCTGCTCTCTGACATCACGTACAAGTCAAAGGCCCCGCCCCTTCCAGGAGTCAGCGGTCACATCTTAAAACACTCTGATGAGATGACAGTCAGTGATTTGATCTGCATCACATCTGAGCACCAAG GTTCAGTGTTAATGGGAACAACGTGCAGTGAGCCCTGCAGTGACGACTGTTTGTCAGATATA gCTGTGGGTCTGGGCCTGGACTATGTCAAACTGGGAGGTCTGAGCGGTGCTGAGAGGATGACTAAATACAACCGGCTGATTTCTATAGAGGAAGAACTGGCCCAACAGGGAATCCTGG TCTCCGAGGAGAGGCGCCCCCCTCCGCTGTTCACTGAGAAACCACAGGAGCAGTCCGCTGCTGCAGAGAGTGTACCGTCTGACACGGCCTGCTCCCAGCTGCCGGTTTTATCCACGAAATAG
- the eno4 gene encoding enolase 4 isoform X3 gives MSYRGLVSRVPQDEQQNYDAQHAAAEFYRLNGVPQQIETALNQLLLHRPADLHGYLANYFRNLCAPPRISSLKGREVYDARGQLSIEAEVFCVVWNKDTSMSSAAVSSLFGPKETSVDWKAKSQERADHVMTAAQWINGPLNNMLKGQNPCDQSDIDHTLSNFFMARYLEEKDIRNKEQEDSPSEPDVVPSSPALTKDKKNVDKGKKSSAAEKPFPPAEPSEPVLPGSSAIGSVSLAVAKTGAKILGIPLYKYITALKNTEAPTQFHMPVSLVTLLSCGKTSPGKLSLLEEVILIPRAGQRVKQVLTTHVFYPLIITMTLELQKEMTRIMNSSTKAGSKGKYEIATGVLKSPDELVDMYQTLISKYPAVVALIDPFRREDIDQWKKLSNVIGDSCSLLSDITYKSKAPPLPGVSGHILKHSDEMTVSDLICITSEHQGSVLMGTTCSEPCSDDCLSDIAVGLGLDYVKLGGLSGAERMTKYNRLISIEEELAQQGILVSEERRPPPLFTEKPQEQSAAAESVPSDTACSQLPVLSTK, from the exons ATGTCTTACCGAGGGTTAGTGAGCCGTGTTCCTCAGGACGAGCAGCAGAACTACGACGCTCAGCACGCCGCGGCGGAGTTCTACCGGCTGAACGGAGTCCCGCAGCAGATAGAGACAGCTCTGAACCAGCTGCTCCTCCACCGGCCCGCCGACCTGCACGGTTACCTG GCTAATTACTTTAGAAACCTATGTGCACCACCAAGGATCAGCAGCCTGAAGGGAAGGGAGGTTTATGATGCAAGAGGACAACTATCCATTGAGGCAGAAGTCTTCTGCGTCGTCTGGAACAAGGACACG AGCATGTCCTCAGCTGCTGTCTCCAGCCTCTTTGGGCCGAAGGAGACATCGGTGGACTGGAAAGCAAAGAGTCAGGAGAGGGCTGACCATGTGATGACTGCTGCCCAGTGGATCAATGGACCTCTGAACAACATGCTGAAGGGACAAAACCCCTGTGACCAATCAGATATTGACCATACACTCAG caatttcttCATGGCCCGCTACCTGGAGGAGAAGGACATCCGGAACAAGGAGCAGGAGGATTCACCCAGTGAGCCTGACGTGGTGCCGTCTTCTCCTGCACTGACTAAAGACAAGAAGAATGTTGATAAAG GCAAAAAGAGCAGCGCTGCAGAGAAGCCTTTTCCTCCAGCAGAGCCATCGGAACCGGTTTTGCCTGGGAGCTCGGCCATCGGCTCGGTGTCTCTGGCTGTGGCCAAAACTGGGGCAAAAATACTTGGTATCCCTCTCTACAAATACATAACAGCTCTGAAGAACACAGAG GCTCCGACACAGTTTCACATGCCGGTCTCTCTGGTAACTTTGCTGAGCTGCGGAAAGACTTCTCCTGGAAAGCTGAGTTTACTGGAGGAAGTCATCCTGATCCCCAGAGCTGGACAACGAGTCAAACAAGTACTCACCACTCACGTGTTCTATCCGTTG ATCATCACAATGACCCTTGAGTTACAGAAGGAGATGACGAGAATAATGAACTCTTCAACAAAAGCCGGG TCTAAAGGAAAGTATGAAATTGCAACCGGAGTTTTGAAGTCTCCAGATGAATTAGTTGATATGTACCAAACCCTCATCAGCAAATACCCAGCAGTGGTGGCCTTAATCGATCCATTTAGGAGAGAG GACATAGACCAGTGGAAGAAGCTGAGCAACGTGATCGGAGATTCGTGCTCGCTGCTCTCTGACATCACGTACAAGTCAAAGGCCCCGCCCCTTCCAGGAGTCAGCGGTCACATCTTAAAACACTCTGATGAGATGACAGTCAGTGATTTGATCTGCATCACATCTGAGCACCAAG GTTCAGTGTTAATGGGAACAACGTGCAGTGAGCCCTGCAGTGACGACTGTTTGTCAGATATA gCTGTGGGTCTGGGCCTGGACTATGTCAAACTGGGAGGTCTGAGCGGTGCTGAGAGGATGACTAAATACAACCGGCTGATTTCTATAGAGGAAGAACTGGCCCAACAGGGAATCCTGG TCTCCGAGGAGAGGCGCCCCCCTCCGCTGTTCACTGAGAAACCACAGGAGCAGTCCGCTGCTGCAGAGAGTGTACCGTCTGACACGGCCTGCTCCCAGCTGCCGGTTTTATCCACGAAATAG
- the eno4 gene encoding enolase 4 isoform X4 produces MSYRGLVSRVPQDEQQNYDAQHAAAEFYRLNGVPQQIETALNQLLLHRPADLHGYLANYFRNLCAPPRISSLKGREVYDARGQLSIEAEVFCVVWNKDTSMSSAAVSSLFGPKETSVDWKAKSQERADHVMTAAQWINGPLNNMLKGQNPCDQSDIDHTLSNFFMARYLEEKDIRNKEQEDSPSEPDVVPSSPALTKDKKNVDKGKKSSAAEKPFPPAEPSEPVLPGSSAIGSVSLAVAKTGAKILGIPLYKYITALKNTEAPTQFHMPVSLVTLLSCGKTSPGKLSLLEEVILIPRAGQRVKQIITMTLELQKEMTRIMNSSTKAGSKGKYEIATGVLKSPDELVDMYQTLISKYPAVVALIDPFRREDIDQWKKLSNVIGDSCSLLSDITYKSKAPPLPGVSGHILKHSDEMTVSDLICITSEHQGSVLMGTTCSEPCSDDCLSDIAVGLGLDYVKLGGLSGAERMTKYNRLISIEEELAQQGILVSEERRPPPLFTEKPQEQSAAAESVPSDTACSQLPVLSTK; encoded by the exons ATGTCTTACCGAGGGTTAGTGAGCCGTGTTCCTCAGGACGAGCAGCAGAACTACGACGCTCAGCACGCCGCGGCGGAGTTCTACCGGCTGAACGGAGTCCCGCAGCAGATAGAGACAGCTCTGAACCAGCTGCTCCTCCACCGGCCCGCCGACCTGCACGGTTACCTG GCTAATTACTTTAGAAACCTATGTGCACCACCAAGGATCAGCAGCCTGAAGGGAAGGGAGGTTTATGATGCAAGAGGACAACTATCCATTGAGGCAGAAGTCTTCTGCGTCGTCTGGAACAAGGACACG AGCATGTCCTCAGCTGCTGTCTCCAGCCTCTTTGGGCCGAAGGAGACATCGGTGGACTGGAAAGCAAAGAGTCAGGAGAGGGCTGACCATGTGATGACTGCTGCCCAGTGGATCAATGGACCTCTGAACAACATGCTGAAGGGACAAAACCCCTGTGACCAATCAGATATTGACCATACACTCAG caatttcttCATGGCCCGCTACCTGGAGGAGAAGGACATCCGGAACAAGGAGCAGGAGGATTCACCCAGTGAGCCTGACGTGGTGCCGTCTTCTCCTGCACTGACTAAAGACAAGAAGAATGTTGATAAAG GCAAAAAGAGCAGCGCTGCAGAGAAGCCTTTTCCTCCAGCAGAGCCATCGGAACCGGTTTTGCCTGGGAGCTCGGCCATCGGCTCGGTGTCTCTGGCTGTGGCCAAAACTGGGGCAAAAATACTTGGTATCCCTCTCTACAAATACATAACAGCTCTGAAGAACACAGAG GCTCCGACACAGTTTCACATGCCGGTCTCTCTGGTAACTTTGCTGAGCTGCGGAAAGACTTCTCCTGGAAAGCTGAGTTTACTGGAGGAAGTCATCCTGATCCCCAGAGCTGGACAACGAGTCAAACAA ATCATCACAATGACCCTTGAGTTACAGAAGGAGATGACGAGAATAATGAACTCTTCAACAAAAGCCGGG TCTAAAGGAAAGTATGAAATTGCAACCGGAGTTTTGAAGTCTCCAGATGAATTAGTTGATATGTACCAAACCCTCATCAGCAAATACCCAGCAGTGGTGGCCTTAATCGATCCATTTAGGAGAGAG GACATAGACCAGTGGAAGAAGCTGAGCAACGTGATCGGAGATTCGTGCTCGCTGCTCTCTGACATCACGTACAAGTCAAAGGCCCCGCCCCTTCCAGGAGTCAGCGGTCACATCTTAAAACACTCTGATGAGATGACAGTCAGTGATTTGATCTGCATCACATCTGAGCACCAAG GTTCAGTGTTAATGGGAACAACGTGCAGTGAGCCCTGCAGTGACGACTGTTTGTCAGATATA gCTGTGGGTCTGGGCCTGGACTATGTCAAACTGGGAGGTCTGAGCGGTGCTGAGAGGATGACTAAATACAACCGGCTGATTTCTATAGAGGAAGAACTGGCCCAACAGGGAATCCTGG TCTCCGAGGAGAGGCGCCCCCCTCCGCTGTTCACTGAGAAACCACAGGAGCAGTCCGCTGCTGCAGAGAGTGTACCGTCTGACACGGCCTGCTCCCAGCTGCCGGTTTTATCCACGAAATAG